The sequence below is a genomic window from Methanosarcinales archaeon Met12.
AGTTCTATCGCCTTTTTTATAAGGGCGTCGATATTTTTCATCTCATTCCCTCCTTCGTCCTGTGACCTTTGCATGGTTGCGGCATCTCGCCTTTTTCAGTCTTGACCCGCAGACAGGACATACTATTTCTCTTGTGAAATATCTTCCACAACCAATACATCGTTTTTCCCATATTAAAACATCTTTGATTTTCTTCTGCGAGATTGGTTTTACTTGAATTCCCATATGAGATGCCACGTTTTGTATGGCATAGTCATCGGTGACCAAATATGTATCTTTGCCATTGTACTGGAGTGCCTTTGCAAGTAATGCGATGTCGGTTTCGGACAGCGCATTCAGGTCGCCGGCGCTTTTTGCCATCTTTTTGACCATCTCTATGTAGTGCTGTTCCGCAGGCTCCACCCCCATTCCGGCGCTTTTTGCCAGTTCAAATGACATAACAGACATTCCGTCTTTCAATTCATCTATCACTGCCGGTACCGTAATCCGTTCTCCATCATTTATGCGACATTTGTAGATGAATACAGAGGCATCTAATATCAGTACTTTGGAGGTCATAAGTATTATCCATCTTAAAGACCACGTGAGCGGTCATAAATCTATTCCAAAAACGAAAGGTATATAACACAAAGACCACCTAAAGTTAAATATGACAGAACTTCCACTTGCACCAGTAGGCCGAATTGTAAGAAAAGCAGGCGCTGAGAGGGTCAGCGAAGACGCCAGAATAATTTTGGCAGATATATTGGAGGATTATGGACTCAAAGTATCTGCAGAGGCGCTCAAGTTAGCAGGACACGCTGGCAGACGGACCATAAAAGCAGAGGATATTAAATTGGCGGCTCAGAGATTATAGTCAATATAGTCAATAATTAGTTTTTTTAAGAAGTGTATCGCCATAGAATAGTGGATTAGAGGACATGAAAGAGACATTGATTATATTTTTAAAAGGGGTGTTTATGGGAATCGCCAATATAATACCTGGCGTTTCTGGCGGAACAATTGCACTGATAACTGGCATTTATGAAAGATTGATTCATTCAATAAGTAAGATAGATTTTGATTATAGGAATATAGATTTTAGATTATTTATTCCATTGGTTTCAGGCAGTGGTTTAGCGATATTGCTCATGTCTGACCTAATATATTCTCTCTTGAATTATTTTCCTGCCATTACTCATGCCTTCTTCTTTGGTTTAATATTTGCATCAGCAATCTTGCTTTACAAAAAAGAATGTATCCTCTCAATTAAAAATACCTTGTTTATAATTGCCGGATTCTTATCTGCCTTCTTATTCGTAGGGTTGGCTACATTGCAAATCGGGCATTCCCTGATTATTATCTTCATCTCTGGCATCATGGCTGCATGCGCAATGATGTTGCCTGGAATCTCTGGCGCATTCGTACTGTTGTTGCTAAATCAATATGAATATATGCTCTCAGTACTGAGGGATATGCGATTATTAGAAATCTTTGTATTTTGTTTCGGTGGTTTAATTGGCGTTTTATCTTTCTCAAGAGTTATAAGTTATATATTAGATAAATATAGACTTGCTACTATCTCTCTTCTTATTGGCATGATGTTGGGCGCACTGCGATTGCCTTATCAGATTATAGTCGATTATATATTGTATCAGAATATAGTTAATTGGATTGATTTGATACTGCCCATCTTTGCTTCATTCCTCTTTGGGTTTTTTATTATTTTTGTTTTGGAAGATATGTGCGGGAAATTTGCATAAGAGAGTGTTCAAAAAATACCAATCCTTTTTGCAAAAGATACAATCTCTGCTCTGTCCATGCCAATTAACGGGCGGCAAATCGGGAAATCGATGTCAAGAGCCTCTGCAAGCACATCTGCTGATATCTGGGCGGCAACCTGCTCCAACGATGAGCCTGTGATTATCCCATGCGCCCGCTCTTTTTTTGCTATTTCTGCAGCAATTCGATACGTATTCTCTACGCCTCCTCCATGCGGCACTTCGTGGATTTTCATTGGGTAATTCGGCGCCCATCTCTGCAAAATTTTAATATGCTCCACCGCCCTGCCCCCCTCTGCCGCACCGGAAAGATGAGCATTATCGCAGCATACCGGGATTATCTCGCAGCCACGCCTCATCATAAGCCATACTGCAACGGACGAGCTGATGTCATCAGTTATCAAAGCCACCATCCTACCCTGCGTGCCAAGCGGTAGACCGCCAACGCCTTTGATGATTTTCGTATAAACATAGGCTTTGTCGGGTCTCACCTCGATGAATATCTCTTTGTCGGGAGACGTCAGGTCAATGGAGGGATTTTGCCCCTTGATGCGCTCGTATACGGCATCTCCGCACGATACTCCGATGTCCCTGCTGGAAAAATCGTGGACTCCTGCTTTGCGCGCCCGTATGGCAAACGACTCGTTTTGATGTATTGTCAATTCACCGACGTCTGCGGCCATCTGTGCCATCATCTGCAGGTCTGGATCTGTGGTTATCACAGGACTCGTTGACACCACGCCAAAAACGTTCGCCACCACATCTGCGATGTCTGGGTCGTTGGAATGGGTGAATATTCTGCCTCGGTCCCGTCTGATGCCTGAATATGTCTTCTTGTGCAGGTGCAGTACTGCCTTGATGTTTTCCACGAGGATGCGCTCATATCGGCTTCGCACCCTCTTACTTTTTAATCCTATCTCGCCGTAGCGAATCAAAATTGCATCGTAATTGAGCATCTATAACCTTATTGTCCTATGAATAGTTTAATCTTTGTCGAACTGCAAGTATTTTCATTATGTCCATCAAAACGGGAATCGTATATCACGAGGATTATCTGAAACATAAGACGAACACTCATCCGGAGTGCAAGGAGCGTTTGACCGCTACGATGAATCTGCTCAAAAAGAGTGGAGCATTGGAGAATTTGGTCGACATCGTTCCGAAAAAAGCAACTCCTGAACAGATTGAGTGGGTGCATGACGCCTCTTACGTTGAGGGTGTGCAGGCGCTCTGCCAGAGTGGTGGGGGAATGTTAGATGCCGATACCGTGCTATCGGCAAATTCATACGATGTTTCACTGCTCGCGGTTGGAGGTGTCATGAGCGCAGTTGATGCAGTTATTGGAGAGCTGAGTAATGCTTTTGCGCTGATCAGGCCGCCAGGGCATCACGCATTTTCAGATCATGGGGGTGGTTTCTGTATCTTCAATAACATTGCGATGGGGGCACGATATGCTCAAAGCAGGCACGATATGAAGAAAGTCCTAATCGTCGATTGGGACGTGCACCATGGAAACGGTACGCAGGATATATTTTACGATGACGCATCTGTTTTATATTTTTCGATACATCAAAGCCCATCCTATCCCGGTACTGGAAAGATGGGTGAAGTCGGCATCGATGATGGAAGCGGCTTTACTGTAAATGTTCCGCTGCCTGGAGGGACAGGAGACGCAGGATACGTCTACGTTCTCAACGAAGTCCTGGTTCCGATCTCCCTTGAATTTCGACCAGACCTTGTAATGATTTCCGCCGGACAGGACCCGCATTTTGCAGACTCACTGGGGGGAATGAACGTAACGGCCATGGGATTTGGATATCTCGCCAGCATAGTCAAATCTATCGCAAATTCCACATCTGAAGGTCGAGTGGTTGCTGCGCTGGAAGGAGGATATGACCTGACTGCGCTACCGTATTCGGTCTTATCCATCCTCAATTCATTGGGGAGTTTGGGCATGGATATAAAAGAGCCGACATCTTCCCCGAAAGACGAATTATCCAATCAAGTTAGAGAAAGGGTAAAAGAGGTTAAAGAAGTGCAGAGGGATTACTGGGATGTTTTCTGATATGGGCAACTTTCATCTCAACTTGAGCTTCTATATCCTCTGCGGTGGCAACGGCGATTATCGCCATTGTAAGTTTCACAGATAGTTCTATCCATTTCCTATTTATGATGGCAATCAAGCCCCGCTTACTCTGTCAATCCCCTCTATCCTGTCAAAATCCGAATCAAAACTTGCTATCTTCTTTATGTTGTTTTCTAACATGATCGCTACGTGCAAGGAGTCGGCTATCTTTAGCCCCTTCTTGCGTTTTATATCTAAGGCTGAGTAGAAAGTATTTGTAGAAGGAGTTAGAAACGAAAGATTTGGGTGGTGTATCACGAAGTCCAGGGCTGAGATTGCTTTTTCACAGGATACTCTCTCCTTTTCCAGTACCCATAGAAGTTCGTGAAGTGTAAAAGGGGAAATAAAACCCCTGCCGTTTCCAGTAGCGACTTTCTGGAGTATTGCCTTTGCGTGATTAAAGTTCTCCTCCTTTTTAAGAAAAACGAGAAATACATTCGTATCTATGTATATATTCTCCATTACTCCCACAGCCCTTCTCTTGCTTCTTTAACAGCCTTCACAGGCTCCTTAACCTTTATGGAGCCGGCATATTTCTCGTAAAACTCCTCGAGCTTTTCGATCTGAACTTTGTCCTTTTGAACATCAAAGACGATGATGTCGCCAGCTGATATCCCAATTTTCTGCCTGATCCCCTTGGGTATGGTAATCTGATACTTCGTTGAGACTTTTGACGATTGCATTTCTTACACCCATTCTAAAATAGTATTACGTTTTTTAAATAGTTTACGGTCTGATATGGTGATATTTAGAGTAAAAAGAAACAAGGGTGGGAAGATACTGCTTGAAGATTATATCAGAACTATAGATATCTGACCTTCAACATTTGATTCTAATATCGTCATTTCATTCGCCTATCTTTTCCTAAAATACTTCCTTAGAAAAACCCTGAATTCTTCATCATCTATTTTGATAATTTGCGCATTCTTCAACACGCGATAGCCGTTCTCAATCGCCTCTGACACGTGCTTCCCCAGGCTACATGTCTGCAATTCAGATTTCAACAGGGCATTCACATCGGCGTACTTCCTCGGTATCTCGACGGCATATCTCCCAGAGCGGATGTAAGGATGGCAGTTTGCATGTTTCGCTTTGAATTTTTCGGCGTGCGTAACCGATTCAACAGGAGGCCCCATGTGCATTTTGATAGGGGGCAGTCTTGCTATTTCCATCTCCAGCAGGATAACCGAGTTGGAATTGGACCACACGTCGCCGTGAAATACCCTGAAATCATTTCGGTGGAGCAGTTCTTCTATGGATTTAAGCGCTTTATACAATTGCGGATAGAGCACATCATCCACAACATCCGGCGCCTTGAACACGATGGCAAATACATCCATGCCCCTTTGCTTCAATTCATCGACGAGCTCATCATCGGTCATGGGTTTGACCTCTGGTGGGAAAAAGAAACTAATGTCTGGCGTTTTCAGGAACGTGCGCGATACATCGATAAACATACAAAACTTATCCAGTGAGACGGCAGCAGCGACATTTCTCGATGGGTCCACTGGATCGATGACGACCAGGGGAGCATCATGCTCATGGCCTTTATGGTCTTCTATGCCAATAATGACCCCTCGCCGCCACCCTTTTGCACTTTGCAGCACGTTCAGGAACGACCCATATTTGAGGACTAATAGTTCGCATAGGTATCCAGAAAAGCCCATCGTCCTGAGTTCTGCACCATAAACACCGATGCCCTTCATGAACTGTTTGAGCAGTCGTACCTCATTTTCCAGCCCATTGATTCTGGCTTTTATGTACTCGTTATGGAACGGCGTTCTATCCACCGCAGATTTGATCGATGCCGGATTGGAAACGCTAAAGCATGGGACCAGATCGACAGCATAGCCCCCGAAGAATGCCTTTAGGTATGGATGTTCTGCATACCGCTCCTCGTATTTAGTTGCAACCCTCTTGGCGATTTGGAGTCCCAGCGACTCCATTTCTTCCTCTGAAATCGTTTCAGGGAGCATTATAAATATATCGAGGTCCAGGTCACCAGATATCCATGTACCTTTTGCAACTGAGCCGACCAACAGTCCATGCGCATCAACGCCAAGCTCTTTTGCGGCCTCATCGATGCGAGATATGATATGTTCAGCAAATTCCAGCAACGCTTTTTTTTCACCTTCGCCAGGCACTATTTCCTTCAGGACAGTGGAACATATTTTATCGCCGGTCATCAAGTTTTACCTCCAATAGGGTTTCGTAGATTGGCCCATCTGATGTCAACGTGCTCTTTTTTAGCTTAATATGGTCAACTCTCATCCGCCCGAGTGAGATGTCGGAGAATTCCCGGATGGCGTTTATCAGGGATCGTTTCTGCGCTGGCGAAAGTCGCTTAACCCTTGCCAGCGTCGCATGTGCCGTGAATTTGCGATTATCTGCTCGAATTTTTAAAGGCATTAGTGCTTCTTCTATTGCACTGTGCAGTTTTTCGAAATGCCGTGAAATTGAAGGGCTTACCCCTACCCAGATGACGTTGATGTGATTCACATCCGGAAAAACCCCAATCCCATTTATTTCTGCATCAAAAGGGGAGTGGTGGACGTTCTGGAGGGCATTTTTTATCGCGTCAACTTGTTCATCATCGATGTCACCGAGAAACTTGATGGTGATGTGAATTAGCTTGGGGTCCACCAGCTTCACACCATAGTCTACGAATTGCCGCTGGATGTCTGCCACTTCCTTCTGGATATCCTCTGGAAAATCCACTGCAATAAATGCTCGAATCACTTTATCCCAACTTCATCTGCTGGTACTTTATGTACAGGCCATCGAGGTCCATGACCTCTCTGGTGATACCACATAAGACCTCAGCCCCGATTTCAGTAATTGGATTATTTTTTTTATCGACAAATTCATAGGCTGGATCGTCCGAAGGAATATTAATCCGCTTTACAGCCTGACGATATTCTTTCAGATTTGACTTATCACACTCCCTGGTCCATTCGGTCGTCATGGGAGGTAGTCCTGCCAATTTCAGTTCATGTTTGAAACAAGGCCGGTGAAAAAGCGTCGACAGCACATACACTCCCACCGCAAAGCGCCTATCAGGGTCTAACTTGGCTATACGCTCCCCTACAAGCGCATATATGTCTTTGTAATATTTGGATGACGATGGGGATGAATGAGCGAGGGAGTATACTTTGGATGGAGGAATATCTTTCTCCATTACATGCTCCAAATCTCTGAGTGCCCTTAGATATCCTGTGATGATCAATCTATGCTGGTCATACCCCTGTTTTTTAAACTGGCGGGTTATTCCACTGATCGATAGTTGCCCTTTCTCAAGCATTTTAATTAACATTTCATAGAATTTTTGTTCCATATCTTCCTCAAAATCTAATTGGTAACAAATACAGGTGAATGTTCTTTTATTGTTATCAGGTTTGATAAAACTTTCTATTTTTTATGACCAAGTCTGATGTTAAAAAGTTTTAAAGCACATAAACTACATGATGTTGATGGGATTTATTGATGGCTGACGATGACACCTCTAAACTAGATGCTCTCGCCAGACGCGGCTTAGGTGTAATCAACAACGTCAAGGTATACTCCACTGAAAATTGTCCAAGGTGTGAGCAACTGAAGCGCTTGTTGAGGTCGTATGGAATTCGATATGGGGAGGTAGATATGTCCACCCCCGAAGCGCTAACCGAATTAAGAATGAACGGAATATTCACCCTAACCGCACCAGTACTGCAGGTAGGAGACGATTTTTTCGTTCCATAGATGATACAAGGAGGTAACATGTGCTCTGATATGGCTAAGGCTAACATAATACAAAAAACACTTGAAGGCGCAGAAGTGCCAGCAATGCCCAAAGTCAGAACATCTGATGGGCACATACTTGATTGGGACCGAGAAGCCATTGTCAATCAGTTGATAAAGGAGACAAAACTCAGCGAGGAATTTTATAAGATTCCAGGAATTGACGAAGAGACTGCTCGAGATGTTGCAAAAAAAGTAGAGAAACGCATAAGGATGATGGGTATAACCCACCTATCCGGTCCGCTCGTAAGAGAGCTCGTAAACAACGTTTTACTGGAAGAGTATCACCAGGAGTGGCGAAACGTCTCCACGCGCGTCGGCACACCAGTATATGATGCCCATCTGATCGATATCGGCAATGGTTTCGAGGTTAACGAAAATGCAAATCTGCAGGATAATGCCGAGACATCTCACAAGAAGAAGGCCGACAAGATTTCCAAGGAACAGTATCTGCTGTTGCTGCCGCCGCATCTGGCTGATGCACATCTGAATGGCGACATTCACATACATGATTTAGAGTATTTCGGCACGAGGGGCTTCTGTCAAGACTGGGACCTACGATATTTCTTTTATTACGGGCTGATGCCAGACGGCTCTGGCACCAAGGCAAGCGTTGCAGGTCCGGCAAAGAAGGCAGAAGTTGCCGTACTGCACGCTGTGAAAGCACTTGGGTCGGCACAGACCAATTTCGCAGGAGGGCAGGGCTTCTATAATTTTCTGACGTTTATGGCGCCTTATTTTGAAAACAAGAGCTACGAGGAGATCGAACAGTTGGTACAGATGTTCATCTACGAGATGACACAGATGATGGTCGCCAGAGGGGGCCAGCTGGTATTCTCCTCAGTGCAACTATCTCCAGGCGTCCCGAAGCTCTGGCGAGATAAGCCCGTCGTATACCAAGGCAGGCTATGGGATGGAGAACAGGCACCCCTGCGCACATATGGGGAGTTTGAACGAGAGGTGAGGCTGGCATTCAAGGCGATGATTAACGTGATGTTGCAGGGGGATTACTGGGGCAAGCCATTCAACTTCCCAAAACCAGAGATATCCATCGAACCGGATTTCATGGAGGAGGATGAGAAATTCAACAAATCGCATCCAGATTTGCCGACCTATGACGAACTGTACTATCTCGCATTTAAATTGGCGGCAAAATATGGGTCGCCGTACTTCGATAACCAGCTGCCAGCATACAGGGGCGCTGGAAAGGGCATTTCGTGTTATCAGTGTTGCGCCTATCAGTTCTCTTCTAATGAGGAGGACGATGAATTCGAGAATAAGCTGTACTTCAGAGACGGTAAACATTTCTCCATGGGTGGGTGGCAGGTCATCTCGCTCAACTGTCCAAGGGCAGCATATAAAGCCGACCATGATGACGCTAAGCTATTTAATGAATTGAAACGGTTGATGGATGTTTCCGTCGAATTGTTCAAAGTCAAGAAAAAATGGATGGACATTATAATCAAGAATAATCGGATGCCGTTTGTCACCCAGCGTCCAAAGGATCCCGTTACAGGCAAGAGGGGCGATGTTGCCGTATATATTGAAGGCCTCGTCTATACCATCGGTGTCGTGGGCATCAACGAGATGGTCCAGCATCATCTGGGCAAGCAGTTGCATGAGTCTGTAGAAGCGCAAAAGCTTGCAGTAAGAGCGTTGACGGAAATGGAATTATATGTCAAGGAGTTAATTGAAAAATGCGGCATGAATATCGTATTGGCACGGACACCTGCGGAGATGACTGCTCAACGATTTGCAGTGTCAGATACCCTGCATGACGAATATAATAAGTGCGCTGAGCAAGTCGTTAAAGGGAATTTAAAAAAGGCGAAGGAGATGATGAAGGAGACAAGGGACCTGCCCATCTACTACACCAATGGCACCCATGTCCCCCTCGGTGCAGATATCTCCATCATCGACCGAATCGGCATCGAACACGTATTCTTCCCAATAGTCGATGGCGGGAACATCCTTCATATATGGATGGGCGAAGGTGCGCCTGACCCTGCTGGACTGAAGAGTTTTGCAATGAAAATAGCGAAGAATACGCAGGTGGGCTATTTTGCGTTCACGAAGGACATGACGGTATGCATGGATGATTTTCATGTCGCCTCTGGACTGAAAGATGAGTGCCCCAACTGCAACTCCACGAATATTGAGCACCTGTCGCGCGTTACCGGGTATATTCAGGCAGTCAGTGGATGGAACGCTGCTAAAAAACAGGAGTTAATGGATAGGAAGAGGTATGATATTTAGGTTCTGAGCTTCCAACTCCAGCTAATTTTAAAATCCTGTGGAAGTTAATATGAGTTATACGCCAATTGGTCGGCTTAGGGAGGAAATGAAAACATGAAAAAAGAAAAGATTATCATTACAGGGAAAATGATTGAGATTAAAGGAACACTAGCTCGTCATAAAATAGTACAAAAGGTTGTTAATACATTCATTAAGACAGAGTATCGCAAGAAAGGAAGAGATGTAATATTCCAATATCCTGTAGAAAATCTACTGGATGAACAACTTTTTATCGTTAGACCTGGACATAAAAAGAATTTTGATTTTAAAGTAGGGGTAATTACAAATCTGGGACTCGGGAAAGGAAGCCATATAGAAATAGCTACAGATTTAAGAAAGAAGAAACAAAAGAATCTACAGAAATTTGGGGAGGTATTGAATGCAATTACCCAGATATATGATTGTTTAGAAAGTGATGCTGATAAGATATTGTCAAGTTATCCCGATATGGATAAATCATTCCAAACAGGTGCAAAAGTTGAGGTCATTCTGAAAGTTGTGAAATGGCTATTTATTATGGAAGATATCGTTTATTGGGATAATGAAGGACGGGCGTTTTTATTTAATTTCCTTAGGTATGTCTCAGAAGAAACAGATGATAATAGGCTCAAAGAGGCATTAGAAAAAGTAAAAAATCCTGATAGATTAAAAAGTTTCATGAGAAAGTGTGGTATTGAATGGATACCAAGCAAGGGGTAAACCTTATGACAATAGAAAAGTACTTGAACAAAGTCTTTCTAAAAGATATCATGGAACTCTTAAAAGAGTTGCCTGATAAATGTGTTGATATGATTTATGGCGATCCAGATTATAATGTTGGTATAAAGTACGGTGATAAATCTTATACCAAAACTTTTGATGAATATATCGAGTGGTACATTGAATTAGCAAAAGAATCTATTAGGGTTCTCAAGGACGACGGTAATATATTTTTAATCAACTATCCCAGACAAAATGCATATTTGCGTGTTAAATATCTGGATAATGGTTGTTATGATGTTTCGGATTATGTTTGGGTTTATAATACAAATGTAGGACACTCCCCCAATCGCTTTACTACTGCCCACAGAAGCATACTACATTGTAGAAGGACAAAGGATAACAAATTTTATAAAGAAAATGTGGCAGTCCCCTATAAAAACCCAACAGATAAACGAATTTTACAAAACTTAGCCAATGGCTCAAAAGGAAGAATGCCTTATGACTGGTTCTATTTTGATTTGGTCAAAAATGTAAGCAAAGAGAAAACATTTCACGCTTGCCAAATTCCTCAAAAAATGTCTGAAATGTTAATTAAATCCTGCACTAT
It includes:
- a CDS encoding AbrB/MazE/SpoVT family DNA-binding domain-containing protein; translated protein: MQSSKVSTKYQITIPKGIRQKIGISAGDIIVFDVQKDKVQIEKLEEFYEKYAGSIKVKEPVKAVKEAREGLWE
- a CDS encoding glutaredoxin family protein, yielding MADDDTSKLDALARRGLGVINNVKVYSTENCPRCEQLKRLLRSYGIRYGEVDMSTPEALTELRMNGIFTLTAPVLQVGDDFFVP
- the thpR gene encoding RNA 2',3'-cyclic phosphodiesterase translates to MIRAFIAVDFPEDIQKEVADIQRQFVDYGVKLVDPKLIHITIKFLGDIDDEQVDAIKNALQNVHHSPFDAEINGIGVFPDVNHINVIWVGVSPSISRHFEKLHSAIEEALMPLKIRADNRKFTAHATLARVKRLSPAQKRSLINAIREFSDISLGRMRVDHIKLKKSTLTSDGPIYETLLEVKLDDRR
- the nrdD gene encoding anaerobic ribonucleoside-triphosphate reductase, whose protein sequence is MAKANIIQKTLEGAEVPAMPKVRTSDGHILDWDREAIVNQLIKETKLSEEFYKIPGIDEETARDVAKKVEKRIRMMGITHLSGPLVRELVNNVLLEEYHQEWRNVSTRVGTPVYDAHLIDIGNGFEVNENANLQDNAETSHKKKADKISKEQYLLLLPPHLADAHLNGDIHIHDLEYFGTRGFCQDWDLRYFFYYGLMPDGSGTKASVAGPAKKAEVAVLHAVKALGSAQTNFAGGQGFYNFLTFMAPYFENKSYEEIEQLVQMFIYEMTQMMVARGGQLVFSSVQLSPGVPKLWRDKPVVYQGRLWDGEQAPLRTYGEFEREVRLAFKAMINVMLQGDYWGKPFNFPKPEISIEPDFMEEDEKFNKSHPDLPTYDELYYLAFKLAAKYGSPYFDNQLPAYRGAGKGISCYQCCAYQFSSNEEDDEFENKLYFRDGKHFSMGGWQVISLNCPRAAYKADHDDAKLFNELKRLMDVSVELFKVKKKWMDIIIKNNRMPFVTQRPKDPVTGKRGDVAVYIEGLVYTIGVVGINEMVQHHLGKQLHESVEAQKLAVRALTEMELYVKELIEKCGMNIVLARTPAEMTAQRFAVSDTLHDEYNKCAEQVVKGNLKKAKEMMKETRDLPIYYTNGTHVPLGADISIIDRIGIEHVFFPIVDGGNILHIWMGEGAPDPAGLKSFAMKIAKNTQVGYFAFTKDMTVCMDDFHVASGLKDECPNCNSTNIEHLSRVTGYIQAVSGWNAAKKQELMDRKRYDI
- a CDS encoding histone deacetylase, coding for MSIKTGIVYHEDYLKHKTNTHPECKERLTATMNLLKKSGALENLVDIVPKKATPEQIEWVHDASYVEGVQALCQSGGGMLDADTVLSANSYDVSLLAVGGVMSAVDAVIGELSNAFALIRPPGHHAFSDHGGGFCIFNNIAMGARYAQSRHDMKKVLIVDWDVHHGNGTQDIFYDDASVLYFSIHQSPSYPGTGKMGEVGIDDGSGFTVNVPLPGGTGDAGYVYVLNEVLVPISLEFRPDLVMISAGQDPHFADSLGGMNVTAMGFGYLASIVKSIANSTSEGRVVAALEGGYDLTALPYSVLSILNSLGSLGMDIKEPTSSPKDELSNQVRERVKEVKEVQRDYWDVF
- a CDS encoding type II toxin-antitoxin system VapC family toxin, with the protein product MENIYIDTNVFLVFLKKEENFNHAKAILQKVATGNGRGFISPFTLHELLWVLEKERVSCEKAISALDFVIHHPNLSFLTPSTNTFYSALDIKRKKGLKIADSLHVAIMLENNIKKIASFDSDFDRIEGIDRVSGA
- a CDS encoding DUF368 domain-containing protein, whose product is MKETLIIFLKGVFMGIANIIPGVSGGTIALITGIYERLIHSISKIDFDYRNIDFRLFIPLVSGSGLAILLMSDLIYSLLNYFPAITHAFFFGLIFASAILLYKKECILSIKNTLFIIAGFLSAFLFVGLATLQIGHSLIIIFISGIMAACAMMLPGISGAFVLLLLNQYEYMLSVLRDMRLLEIFVFCFGGLIGVLSFSRVISYILDKYRLATISLLIGMMLGALRLPYQIIVDYILYQNIVNWIDLILPIFASFLFGFFIIFVLEDMCGKFA
- the cca gene encoding CCA tRNA nucleotidyltransferase, encoding MTGDKICSTVLKEIVPGEGEKKALLEFAEHIISRIDEAAKELGVDAHGLLVGSVAKGTWISGDLDLDIFIMLPETISEEEMESLGLQIAKRVATKYEERYAEHPYLKAFFGGYAVDLVPCFSVSNPASIKSAVDRTPFHNEYIKARINGLENEVRLLKQFMKGIGVYGAELRTMGFSGYLCELLVLKYGSFLNVLQSAKGWRRGVIIGIEDHKGHEHDAPLVVIDPVDPSRNVAAAVSLDKFCMFIDVSRTFLKTPDISFFFPPEVKPMTDDELVDELKQRGMDVFAIVFKAPDVVDDVLYPQLYKALKSIEELLHRNDFRVFHGDVWSNSNSVILLEMEIARLPPIKMHMGPPVESVTHAEKFKAKHANCHPYIRSGRYAVEIPRKYADVNALLKSELQTCSLGKHVSEAIENGYRVLKNAQIIKIDDEEFRVFLRKYFRKR
- a CDS encoding histone family protein, whose protein sequence is MTELPLAPVGRIVRKAGAERVSEDARIILADILEDYGLKVSAEALKLAGHAGRRTIKAEDIKLAAQRL
- a CDS encoding THUMP domain-containing protein, which encodes MLNYDAILIRYGEIGLKSKRVRSRYERILVENIKAVLHLHKKTYSGIRRDRGRIFTHSNDPDIADVVANVFGVVSTSPVITTDPDLQMMAQMAADVGELTIHQNESFAIRARKAGVHDFSSRDIGVSCGDAVYERIKGQNPSIDLTSPDKEIFIEVRPDKAYVYTKIIKGVGGLPLGTQGRMVALITDDISSSVAVWLMMRRGCEIIPVCCDNAHLSGAAEGGRAVEHIKILQRWAPNYPMKIHEVPHGGGVENTYRIAAEIAKKERAHGIITGSSLEQVAAQISADVLAEALDIDFPICRPLIGMDRAEIVSFAKRIGIF
- a CDS encoding DNA-binding protein, which translates into the protein MTSKVLILDASVFIYKCRINDGERITVPAVIDELKDGMSVMSFELAKSAGMGVEPAEQHYIEMVKKMAKSAGDLNALSETDIALLAKALQYNGKDTYLVTDDYAIQNVASHMGIQVKPISQKKIKDVLIWEKRCIGCGRYFTREIVCPVCGSRLKKARCRNHAKVTGRRRE
- a CDS encoding site-specific DNA-methyltransferase, whose product is MTIEKYLNKVFLKDIMELLKELPDKCVDMIYGDPDYNVGIKYGDKSYTKTFDEYIEWYIELAKESIRVLKDDGNIFLINYPRQNAYLRVKYLDNGCYDVSDYVWVYNTNVGHSPNRFTTAHRSILHCRRTKDNKFYKENVAVPYKNPTDKRILQNLANGSKGRMPYDWFYFDLVKNVSKEKTFHACQIPQKMSEMLIKSCTMPKDIVLVLFGGSGSEIEICKVLNRQYISAEIDEKYYKMILDRLSKGKIEQEYRLNMKKYEINNIQTQLKFLEEQKEYLVAK